GCGGGATGCGGAAGGACTGCGTCATCGCCACGAAGATCAGCCCGCATCATTTGCGGCCAAACGATATCCGGATTGCCGTGTCGCAAAGCTTGTTCCGGCTCAATACGGACTATATCGATCTGTACTACATTCACGCTCCCAGCAAGGAGATTCCGATCGAAGAGACGATGAGCGAGCTCGTCAAACTCCGGCAGGAAGGCGTGATTCGGGCGATCGGCGTGTCCAATTTTTCGCTAGGCCAGCTGAAGCAGGCGATGGAATACGGCCGGATCGACGCGATTCAGCCGGAGTACAACCTGCTGCAGCGGAACATCGAGCAGGACCTAATGGCGTATTGCGTCGAGCATGAAATCAGCATCATGAGCTACAACTCGGTCGCCAAAGGCATCCTGACCGGCGCGTTCCATCTGTACGGCCATCAGGTAAGCGATTTCCGGCGCAACCGTCCGTTATTCCAGCCGGATAACATGCGGAAAACGGCTCCGCTCATCGCGGGCTTGAAGGAAATCGCCGATGCGCGAGGCGCCGCGCTGTCGCAGGTGGCCATTCACTGGCTGTTCCGCCAGAAAGGCTTGACATCCGCGATTATCGGGACGCAGAACGAGCAGCATTTTCTTGAAAATCTGAAAGCCGTCGGCCTTCAGGTGACGGACGAGGAAATCGCCGGACTGAGCGCCGTGAGCGCGGACGTGCTGCAAAGCATCGCCAATTAATCACACAGGACGTGCTGCAACATCCCCAGGCTGCCCGGAATTTTTGCCGGGCGGTATTTTTTTGCCGGATTTCGGCATGAATTTCATTTGATCACACAACCTACACACGATGTACACAGGAGTCCGTTATACTTCGGATTGAAGGAACGGAGGTGCAGTGGATACGATGACAACCATGCATTAACAGGGCCGGCAGCCGGCTGCTTGAGAAATGGGAAACGTGCAGCCCCTTCCGGGATTCAGTCTCGCTTGTGGTAACATAATGGGACGGGATACGCGAATTTGTCCCGACTCAAATCGATAACGATACGGATTGACCCGGAGTGTGCTGCCATGAAACGAAGTATATTATTGGTG
This genomic window from Paenibacillus humicola contains:
- a CDS encoding aldo/keto reductase, coding for MEYVQLGKTDLKVSRITYGAMELGGGNAYAGGMDRWAVKPDEDNIRLLQTAFENGVNSFDTAELYGAGRSEMIVGKALGGMRKDCVIATKISPHHLRPNDIRIAVSQSLFRLNTDYIDLYYIHAPSKEIPIEETMSELVKLRQEGVIRAIGVSNFSLGQLKQAMEYGRIDAIQPEYNLLQRNIEQDLMAYCVEHEISIMSYNSVAKGILTGAFHLYGHQVSDFRRNRPLFQPDNMRKTAPLIAGLKEIADARGAALSQVAIHWLFRQKGLTSAIIGTQNEQHFLENLKAVGLQVTDEEIAGLSAVSADVLQSIAN